The region GCTCTCCTCTGTCAGCTATTCCCAGTCCAAAAAACTTACAGAGGCAACAGAAGAAGAAAAAGCATCATGGGAAGACTGCCTTTTTTGAATCTTCAAGGAAAGACATTGAAGAGCCAAATTTGTTTTTCAGAGATAGGCTTATTatataaaaatgtccttgttatgGTCTTTGTCCCTCTGGACTTGACCCTTAAACTCTGGCTCATGCATTTCTCTAACAGGGCAGTTGAAACTAAAGCGGAATAAAAAACACAGACGTGAGtccaaaacatgttttcccaACAATAGCGAGGTTTATTTAGTAAACTAACCTATTTTTACAGCTACTTGGTATCATATAATGAGCTCTCCCTGTCTGAGATGAAGTCACTGAAATAATGATGGGATCTTTAGAAGCTATCCTCCTTTTTCAGTGTTGTCAGTCCTACAACCAATGGTTGTTCGCAGTAGATCTGAGACAATTCACTAATAGGCCTAGTCGCAATTAGATTAAGTTTGAAGGCTAAGTGTTAGGTAAACAATAAGCTGTCTTGGAATGGACATTCATTAGGCCAGGCCTACTTTTCACAATGAAAAACTGAGTGGGAATTGAGTAGACATAACCCACTATGCATGGAACAAGGCTTTTTTTTGACCTGTCCGGACCAACCATCTTTTTTTGGTCTTCTTTGGTGCGATCTGgatctgtaacgccctggccatagagaggggtttttttgttctttattttggttaggccagggtgttacattgggtgggcgttctatgttcattttctatgttgtctgttacagaattacccaccaaaaacggaccaagcagcagaggaaggagaggcaccaggagaaggaaAGTAACATggactcatggactttggagaagatggagaggaacgttcaggattcctggagatgggaggaattaatggacggaaagggaccatgggctcaagctggggagtatcgccgcccgcagtgggagatcgaggcagcgatagctgagaggcgttggtatgaggagagggagcgcagcAGGTACgaaaggcagcccccccaaaaaattggggggggggggcacacggggagattggtggagtcaggcggtagacctgagccaactccccgtgcttacaggaggcagcgcagtactggtcagacactgtgttatgcggtaaagcgcacggtgtccccagtacgcgtgcaTAGCCcagtgcgctataggccagccccccgcaagtgccacgcgagtgcaggcatcgagccagggcggttggtgccagctcagcgcgtctggtctccggtgcgcctcctcggtccaggttatcctgcgccggcgctgcgcactgtgtctccagagcgccgGGAGGGCCCAGTTTGCCCAATGCCTGCGCTTcacccgtgccgggccaaagtgggcattcagcctggagtgtgggtaaagagcgtaCATactagaactccagtgctcccccacagcccggtttatcctgtgcctcctcctaggaccaggcctccagtgggtccccCCTCCTGGTCAGTCCTGCGCCTGCTCAACggatcaggcctccagtgggtctccccatcctggtcaagcctgtgcctcctcctaggaccaggcctccagtgggtccccccatcctggtcagtcctgtgcctgctcaacggatcaggcctccagtgggtctccccatcctggtctctcctgtgtcgcctccacggaccaggcctccagtgggtctccccatcctggtcaagcctgtgcctcctccacagaccaggcctccagtgggtctccccatcctggtctctcctgtgtcacctccacggaccaggcctccagtgggtctccccagcctggtgagtccagtgcctgcgcccagaaccaggcctccttcatgtctccccagcctggtgaatcctgggccagagccgccagtgccgcccgccagtccggagccgccagtgccgcccgccagtccggagccgccagagccgcccgccagtccggagccgtcagagccgcccgccagtccggagccgtcagagccgcccggcagtccggagccgtcagagccgcccgccagccgggcgtaaccatcgccgcccgccagccgggcgcagcaatcGCCGcacgccagccgggcgcagccagggtcgcccgccagccgggcgcagccatcgccgcccgccagccgggcgcagccatcgacgcccgccagccgggcgcagccagggtcgcccaccagccgggcgcaaccaaggtcgcccaccagtcctccggcgcggccaggggcgctacctaagtgggcgacgccgagggtggagcggaggccacatcccgcacctgagccgccgctgtaagaaggcccacccggaccctccccttcagagtcaggttttgcggccggagtccgcaccttgggggggggtactgtaacaccctggccatagagaggggttttttgttctttattttggttaggccagggtgttacattgggtgggcgttctatgttcattttctatgttgtctgtttcattgattttggccgtgtggcttccaatcaggcacagctgttgttggttgttgctgatttggagtcacacataagtgcctgtttttccgttggggtttggtgggtagttgtttctgttagattatttcctaacaggactgttttgctgtcgtgtttttgttcagttttgtatagtgttcttactttaattaaaatcatgatgaacactaactccgctgcgccttggtctactctctctcccgacagccgttacaggatcagccttgatttcaacgtccaTGGACATAGATTTATCCGGAAAAGATtgtgctgtgctctactgtactgtgctttgctgtccaaacttgtgaaacatagaggtgaagtcggaagtttacatacacttaggttggagtaattaaaaattgtttttcagccactccacacatttcttgttaacaaactatagttttggcaagtcggttaggacatctactttgtgctttacacaagtaatttttccaacaattatttacagacagattatttcacttataattcactgtatcacaattccagttggtcagaagtttacatacactaagttgactgtgcctttaaacagcttggaaaagtccagaaaatgatgtcacgggtttagaagcttctgataggataattgacataatttgagtcaattggaggtgtacctgtggatgtatttcaaggcctaccatcaaactcactgcctctttgcttgacatcatgggaatatcaacagaaatcagccaagacctcagaaaacaaattgtagaactccacaagtctggttcatccttggaagcaatttccaaacgcctgaaggtaccacgttcatctgtacaaacaatagtacgcaagtataaacaccatgggaccacgcagctgacataccgctcaggaaggagatgcattctgtctcctagagatgaacgtactttggtgcgaaaagtgcaaatcaatcccagaacaacagcaaaggaccttgtgaagatgctggaggaaacgggtacaaaagtatctatatccagaaccacaaagtcaaggtattggagtggccatcacaaagccctgatctcaatcctatagaacatttgtgggcagaactgaaaaagcgtgtgcaagcaaggaggcctacaaacctgactcagttacaccagctctgtcaggaggaatgggccaagattcacccaacttattgtgggaagcttgtggaaggcgacccaaaacgtttgacccaagttaaacaatttacagacaatgctaccaaatactaattgagtgtatgtaaatgtctgacccactgggaatgtgatgaaagaaataaaagctgaaataaatcattctctctactattattctgacatttcacattcttaaaataaagtggtgatcctaactgacctaagacagggaatttttactaggattaaatgtcaggaattgtgaaaaactgagtttaaatgtatttggctaaggtgtatgtaaacttccaacttcaactgtagctttctatgattggttcagatttggtctggtccggAATGGACCAAATCTGAGCCAATCATTTGGTCGGGTCCGGatcagaccaaatctgaaccaatcatagacatctatgtttcacaagtttggacagcaaaGCACAGGACAGTAGAGTatagcagagtacagtacagtaaagaaaagtagagtgttgtacaatacagtagaggacagtagagtacagtataatgtactgtaccctactttactctgatgtactctactgtactgttctctactaAATTAAATTGTACAATACTCTACTCTACGGAATGCAAATATTCTGTACTGTATCGTACCGTaccctactgtgctctactgtaccgAGCTGTGCCATACTCTATTGTGCTGTTCAAACGAATGAAATATAGACTAGAGGTCTATGACTCGTTCAGACTAGTCCAGACTGACCAAATGTGCACTTGTTTGggggcggagctcattagaaCAGTATGCTTTGCAtgtgtttattttttacatttacattttggtgatTCAGCAGATGATGTTaatcagagcgacttacagtcaatGCATTCAATTAgggtacataaacaacaacagatCAGTTACTGGGAATGTTATTGTATTTCAATTGGACtgttggtttatttagtaggacTACTTAGAACATTATCACTGACAATTTTAAGCTTTTGTAAAAGCTAACATAAGTGCATGTGACAGATGGCAGCAATAATAAATATTCTATATTCCAATCTTTCCTATATTATATGGATTACTTgacaatgtacagtatgtgcagtTGAAATTTGGCCATAGAATCAATGACAAAAAAATACGTATTTTAAACGTCCATAAATTACATATTTTCcactttcattcagaaccgaaAACCGTCTCCAGAAAAGATGCCACTTCAAAGTTTGTATTTTAGACGTTTTTTCAATGTAATTTTGCTTACTGGGAATGTAGTCCGATGATGATAATAAATAGTGCATATTCATGTTTATGCAACCATTCGCATGTGAAGAAAAACTTTTCACAACGATGTGAGTTGGTCCCGACAAACGAGGACAGAAAGCGGATTACCGGGGACGATGGAGACTGAAAATTAAAAAGTGCTCTGAGTAGCAGTCTATGTGAAGGCTATTGTGCATATCCACAAGCCAAAATAAGCAAGGTAAAAATAGCTTGCAATGCATGGCAACACAACCAAAGTGGTTTGCTGCTATACACACATCGAAAGATCACGTTATCATTTATTAGAGTTTTTAACAGACTATTATCTAATACATCAATAGACCAACAGCTTGTGAAGCATCTTGGTCGTAAAATCCTCATGGGAATATTATTCACAATAATTAGGCTATTATAATATCACTTAAGCCATTTCCTATAGCTGGGCCTACAGTTTAATTTTACAACATCAGATTGCAGATTCAAAATTGCCCAATGAAAGACAATAAGAGTGGCAAATAGCAAGAAGAAAAACACACTTACCCAAAATATTATGTTAAAtccaaaaataaaatatttgatGCAGCAACTGACTTCATGGCCTTTAAAATGTTTTCCTGACATACTTGAATTTCATACAGTAGGCTTCATAGACTGATAAATATACCGGATCATAGGCTCGCAGGCGGCAGGTTCAGCTCCTCGGCGATCCAATTCTTGCAACTTGCTGTCTGCTCGGTTCATCCAAATAGAATAAACATACCGTAGCCTATCCCTCGACACAGATGTCACCCTGATAGTAAAAGTGGAATAATCCACAATCTAACACTGTAAGCAAACAAACATCAACCTATCTACTCTGCGTTTACAACTAACGGGACCTCTCGGTTGTCACCGATCAAATCGGATAATCGTTCCCACAGTTATGGCTGCGTTTTTAAAGGACTACAGCTACAACCAATCAGATGTTTGACTGTTCAATAGTGGGTTGTTCTTCCTCTTCCTGCCCTTTCTTGCTCTTCCTGCCCAATTTTAGCTCAGTCCCTAGTTACCCTAGTGGTTAATAGTGTTTGGTGGTTAAATAGTGTTTGGCCAATAACCAaagggttgctggttcgaatccctaaACCAGCAAGGTGAAGAAAtctgcccttaagcaaggcagtGACCCCTAGGCTGCAATATTTTTTAATCCCTGGTTTACACTTGACATTTGATACCTGGGATTTTCTCCATATAAATCTGTGGTTCACTGGCCCTATGGGAGGAAAGGCTAAATTCCCGAATCAACCCCAACCCGCGCCGAGCCCCTACAAGCACCATTGTAGATCTGAAAGGATCAGATAGGTACaatatgtaaattagcctataaTATAGTATGCAGTTGTAAAAAACAGTTTTGCTGCACTTCCAAATGACAAGTCTTATAACAAAAAGCCTTTTTGTGTAATGTATTCAATTGATTCTTTTTTCTAATGCTTGTATTGGATGGACTAAAAGCTCTTGAGTTGTAACACATGTAGTaaacaggaggacatttttcaaGTGTATTTTTTTATTCACCCAGAACATACAGTCATACCCTCGTTCATAGATTTCTCAAAACATAAAATGACCCTAATCCTTTTCTCCCAGGTCTACTAGCCGGTCTTCTAGCAGGCTTCCTACTTCAGATTCAATAAGCAATTTCGCCCTccagtggctaggacaggcaaatACTGTATGTGGGAGCTGGTTTCAATGCTTAGCCTGTGGCTGGCATGTGCAGCTCTCTTCCCTTGCATCTCTAAACTTCTGGATTATGACGTCATCCGTTTCACTCCTATACATCACCGTGAGAGAAGACAGCTCCAGTGGAACACAGTCGGAGCTGAAATTGAAGGAAACTAAATATTACAACTACAGTAATGTAGTTGTAGGGTCGCAAAATTCCTGTAACAAAAATCTCGGTTGGAAGACTCCCAGAATCAGGagagaataagcaggaaatcaggGATCCTCCATCCGGGATTTTctagaaaacctgggaattttggtaAAGTTACCAAAATCTTGCAAACCTAATTACAACAATCTTGCAGAATAATATTGTCTTAGTGGATATGAAACTATACAAAGTGGATGTCTATTCTGCCCTACAAAGGCCAAACACAGGAATTACGCCAACAGTGAAACAGAAAAATTGCTTTACAGTTTTTTTGCTAGCCAGCCAATTATGTTGTAGGTAGATAAGGGATAATGATGTATCATCTCATTGTGAAGCAATTTTTATGCACATCAAACATGACCACTGATTTGACCTTAAACAACTATATGGGTCATGCAAAGGCAAAGTGCAATAGCTACAATCTAAATGTGTTTATTCAACtctgttgtttttctgtttgatggAAACAGCTTGAGAGTTCCAACTACATTCCAACTATacttaatggtgttatgtagttgtgttttcATGTATTGAATGTTGTTGTAGTAACCCACAAAAATGTCTTCGCCCTGAGGTAAGGACTATTTCATCACACATAACATTtatatgtaaaaatatatatatctacaaTCTAAATGTGTTTATCCAATTTTCTCGTTGTGGGTCATTGGTCAAATCAGTGGTCATGGTTGATGTGCATAAAAATGACTTCCTAATAAGATGATACATCAGTGCATtatcacttatctacctacaataTATTGTATTTGTCTGCACTTTAAAGTCATTTTTTTTCAGTTTCACAGTTTGCATATTTACTGCTCTTTGTCTTTGTATGGCAGAGCGGGTAACTGCAGTCAAAACATGGTGaaaaagtaaaagtgcagtaacttcAGTTACTGCTGTTTTCCTTGGTTTTTCCTTGGGCTTTGTAGTTACTGCAAATTTCAAACTCCATTTTCTTTGAAACAGAacgtaattgaaccaggacactgtcaCAAGATAACACAGATACTACAAAGCTTCATTTCAGTCTTAACAACATTTTGACTGAAAGTGTAGTTACTGCATTttgcctttgtagggcagtatTGTCGTCAAATAGCCACACAAAGGCTACTACAGTATCTATAGCGCATACTGGACATCGAGTTCTCAACACATACCTATTTACTGATCTCTCCTCAGGTGGTATTTTCCTTGGTATAAATCCTTCTATGGACACTCCTGAATTCCCAATGTGGCAGGTACCTCTGAAATGGGATAACGATCTGGTTATAAACACGTTAAAGGTTATGTATTGGATGATCACTTCACTACCCAGTCAGCGGGCAAAACTGACTGCAATGACATCATAACTTGGGTAGTTAAGTCATCatttacagtgagctccaaaagtattgggacagtgacacattttgttattattttggccctatactccagcactttggatttcaaATGATACAATgaatatgaggttaaagtgcagactgtccaATTTAATTTGAGGGtgttttcatccatatcaggtgaaccgtttagaaactacagcactttttgtacataatccccctattttaggggaccaaaagtattggacaaattcacttacgtgtattaaagtagtacagAGTTAAGTATGATATTTGTGCttctgtcattttctcactcatcattacgaTTCATTCAGAATTATCTGTAATCaaggtagcatccacattaatgtagaagtgttaagAAGCATATTCTgttgttatttacaataaaagggactccaaaatgacacaatacattatttaccgttcatttctattgggcacaaaataatctgaaacacaaccaaaacaaccaGCAAAGGaatccaacaaatttgtagagtcacaGGCTAGAGTCACAGGTAGTCACTGTGTACCAGGAATAGGGAaccaaatatttaactttctATTACTTTAATagacatataagtgaatttgtccctatacttttggagctcaatgTATGTTTGTGTGACGTTCCCACCTGCAGAAGGTAGCATTGAACCCTGACGGCTGTAGGATCCAGTTTGCCAGATCACCCTTGTTGAAGTCAACATAGCGGTGATAGAGCCGACACTGTGGGTCAGAGCTGGCATCAAAGCGACGGCGCTTGTAGCCATTTCGTTTGGCCAGGAAGAGGCTCCTCCTCTCGTGGCTCCTCGTGCGGCAGTGCTGGCGCTGTCTTCGCTCAGGCCGGAACCCATTGGTGGCAGCCGTTGTCTGGGAGCGAAGCGGCCTAGCCCGGTACACCACCAGCAGGGGCTCGCTGAGGGAGCCGCCCCCAAGGCAGTAGAGGCTCTGGGTCAGGGCCTCGTGAAGCACCAGGCTCCCACTCTCGTCCGTGTAGCGCAGCTGGAAGCCCACCACATCCAGAGGCTTGGAGGAGAACATGAAGGGGGACACGTCGAACACGTCGTAGCCAGACGGGGGTAGCTGATCCAGGGTCAGGATCCTCTCCTCGAGGGGAGGGCTCACGCTTAGGCCACTCACCCCCCGGGTAAGGCTGTGCAGGGCCACCGTGACACTGAGGGGGTCGGGGTGTAGGGTCTTGCGGAGCAGGACGAGCTCAGCCACGGCCATGGAAGGCTTCAGGTGGGAGACGTTGAACCAGATCCATCCTGGGGGGGCATGCAGTGGGCCTGCTTGGTCCAAGGAACATAAAGAGAGATAATGTTAATCAATCTAGTTGATTGCATCCAAAGTTGGCCCACAGCACAGAACACACAAAACACAGGCATCAATTAACAACATCACATACACAACTTTCCTTGAACAACTATGGTATAATAAAGCTGATATTAGCTAACTGCAAGCTAGAATTGTTTTCAGGACTAAGAGGACTTTCACTAGTTAATAAGACATTAAACATACTGTTCAAATTCCATATGAGGACCAATCAATGTCAGGAAAATATCTTATTTACGGTATAACGGTTTCAAGTTAGGCTCCTACCCAGGACACTCCGGAAACTCTGCACCAGTGTTCCATCAGAGCTTCCCAAGTCTCTGGCCTCTTGTGTGTCCAGAAGCTGATAGACCTGTCTCATGTAGGGGTGTGGTTTGGCCTGATGGGGTGCAGACAGCTTATTGATGTGCAGCATCTCCAGAATGGCTTTGCCCAGCTCCTTATTCTCCTCCATGGAACCTTCCAGGTCATCTGTGAGCAATAAGCCCCAGGCACAATTCAGCAGGAGAAGGAACAGCATGGCATGTAAGCACCTCAAACAGCCAGGTCAACAATCAAACCTTGGATTCAGCGGTTGGCTAATCCACCTAAAAAGCAAATTTGAACCTccgataaaaaaaaaatccaacttCACAAACAGACTTTGGGGATGAGCCGATGTCTTATTGTCCTCTTGTCTGATCCCAGAATGGTGAGAAACGGCCAAGCCTCAATCTCATGCCCCAGAAGGACAGAAAGGACCGAAAGGCGGGTCGCTCACTAATTGGGTTGTTAGAACTCCAGGAACCGTCAGAACTTTGTGAAAGCAATTAGGGATCACACAGAGAACCTCTGGAATGTCACACTCCATTTGACAAGCATCATTATAGTGACTGTTTCTGCAATGGGGGCTGAGTACAACATTGTTCCCCCGTTTGGTTTTGTAATTAAAAAGCACTGAGATTTTCAGTTGCTGCTGATGTAAAAGTATGATCAAATATTGGATATCGTATAATTTTATTCTAGAGACCAAATTATTTTTTTGCAGCACAATGGGTTGCATAAATTGTCAGATATCCTAACCAGAATATAGTTTTAGTCCACCCTAAAAACTGTGGGAGCGTTCCACAGAAAAGACAAGGCATTATTGTAAGGGTCAACAAGCACTTTACATGCGATACCTCAATTGATGTTTTAAGTGTTTAGTCTTTACCCTCGCTCCACAAAAGATAACAACCGTGAGAACAAAACCTGTTCGGAGaagatacatgttttttttttattaaacattAGAAAATACTTTACAGTTGGACAGGCAGTCAAGGCCCTCGTTGGGCCCCTTAAGGAGTCTAACCAAATCACATTTTTACGAACAGACTACCCAATCAATCAGTTAATGCATTTCCAAAAGTAACACATTACACTCATTACTTATTTTACCTTACCTATGTCATTAAATAAAAGTGTCAATAGAGGGGGCTAATTCACTGGGCTCAGCCTGACAGAAGCAGATCATCAAGGTTCCCTGAACCTTCATTTCATTCAAAGATGCAGCTGTGCTCCATAGGGATGCTCTAAccttacagacagacaaacacgtTCTACGTAATGATTCCACCCTTACGACTACcattaacaaaaaaaatgtatctaaACACCCCAAATCTGTGGTAGAAACGGAATTTCCTTTGGGGGGGTGCCAACTAAAACTTCCTAAAGAAGTTAATAAAAAGCTTTAGTACCAGCTTGCTAACAAATCACTAATCTGTTTTATATTAACTGGCTGATGAAGGATTCATTTGGTGCCTCAGTGCTCTGGAGGTGGGTGTTGCCGGGTGTTGCCGGGCGGGGCCGAAAGGCTATCTGTTACTaccctgtgtgtatgtgcatgcatgtgtgagtgcgtgcgtgtgcaCTCATCTATGTGTATATGTCAGCATCAGGAGTTAAAGCTGGTTCCACGTATGTACATCTTACACAAACTGAACATCCTAATGGGCCTCAGAGAGCAACAAACCGTTTCTCAGGGACTGAGCTAGCTAAATAACTGTTTTGGCACATAACTCCTTTTAGATTTAAACTTCTGGATACACGTAACAGATTTTCTGTTACAGTTTCTAGGAAGAATTTTAGAAAAGTTAGAGCTCATGTTACATGGAaaaatacactcttagaaaaaagggttccaaaagggttcttcggctgtccacacaggagaaccatttttggttccatgtagaaccatttttggttccatgtagaaccatggaaccaaaaatggttctacctggaaccaaaaagggttcttcaaagagttatcctatggggacagccgaagaacccttttaggttctagatagcgccTTTTTTTATTTAAGAGTATATAAGAGTCAGGGTTAGACATAGAAAAAGTGAGACAgggcctccagagtggcgcagcggtctaaggcactacattgcagtgctagaggtgttactacagacctgggttcattcccgggctgtgccacaatttgcacagcgtcatccgggttaggggagggtttggacggtggggctttacttggctcattgtgctctagtgactccttgtggtgggctgggtgccAGCTGAATGACCCCGGTTGCCAGATGaatggtttttcctctgacacattggtgcggctggcagtTGTTAAGGAGCAcggttaggcgggtcatgtttcggaggacgcatgactccaccttTGCCTCTCCGAGCccgttgcagtgatgagacaagattgaaaatTGTggtaaaaaaagtattattaaaTAGAAATAGTGCGATTGAATGTAGGATGTAAAGCGTAACAAATATTTAATATCCTTTGTCAATTATATTTCTATATGGGTTAAATCATGGTGAGGGTCAGAGTGGTGAACAGTAGATTACACAGTGTTTGGTTAATATCTGACACACAGGTCAAATGTTATTCCAAACTAGGCTTTGGTGAAGTTGGGTGTCACTGTGACGAAGTGCATTGATGGATGCTTAGCTTGGACTGAGGGTTGTGGCTAGAAGGGTTACAGCTTACGTCAAAGTGATTTCAAACTCCCGAGACAGTTGGGACTAGGGAGAGTGTTCAGAATCCTTCAATTTTGATCAAAGCATTTAATTTTTTTCACAAAAATGTAGACGTTAATGCCGTAGTTGTACATTTTCGGTGAAAATCATTACAATCACCGCACTTTAGCGCTCACCCTGATATTGGCTTACCCATTGGTCACAGATGTCATttcaatgtacagtaccagtcaaaagtttagacacacctactcattcaagggtttttctttattttgactattttctacattgtagaataatagtgaagacatcaaaactatgaaataacccatatggaatcatgtagtaaccaaacaagtattaaacaaatgaaaatctattttatatttgacattcttcaaagtagccaccctttgccttgatgacagctttgcacactcttggcattctctcaaccagcttcatgaggtagtcaact is a window of Salmo salar chromosome ssa18, Ssal_v3.1, whole genome shotgun sequence DNA encoding:
- the LOC106577601 gene encoding uncharacterized protein; protein product: MLFLLLLNCAWGLLLTDDLEGSMEENKELGKAILEMLHINKLSAPHQAKPHPYMRQVYQLLDTQEARDLGSSDGTLVQSFRSVLGPLHAPPGWIWFNVSHLKPSMAVAELVLLRKTLHPDPLSVTVALHSLTRGVSGLSVSPPLEERILTLDQLPPSGYDVFDVSPFMFSSKPLDVVGFQLRYTDESGSLVLHEALTQSLYCLGGGSLSEPLLVVYRARPLRSQTTAATNGFRPERRQRQHCRTRSHERRSLFLAKRNGYKRRRFDASSDPQCRLYHRYVDFNKGDLANWILQPSGFNATFCSDYL